One Maribacter dokdonensis DSW-8 genomic region harbors:
- a CDS encoding M24 family metallopeptidase — protein MKKLFLFTFLIFISKSNAQQILNEKERAIVIDEILDDRFNNLLPKLMDAADLDMWVVISREYNEDPVIKTMLPATWLNARRRTILLFYRDKAKNTIEKLAVARYNVGKNIVSAWDKEKEPNQWKRLMQLISERNPKKIGLNYSTDHNIADGLVKTDYEEFMANLPKKYTSKVTSAEQLAVRWIETRTEREMVIYDQLVDITHDIIAEAFSEKVITPGITTTSEVEWWMRQKVTDLGLETWFHPTIDVQRSKEELVSHLYSFSGRPEDTVILPGDLVHCDFGITYLRLNTDCQELAYVLKPEETAAPEFLVNGLKEGNKLQDFLTSNMIKGRSGNEILKKSLDEAKAVGLRPSIYTHPLGTYGHSAGTTIGMWDAQGGVMRDDGENYGLNPNTVYAIELNTTINIPEWNRDIRIMLEEAGFYGEDGFRYVNGRQTELLLIPRVKNHQGN, from the coding sequence ATGAAAAAACTATTCCTTTTTACATTTCTAATTTTTATTAGTAAAAGTAACGCCCAACAAATCCTCAATGAAAAAGAAAGAGCCATTGTTATAGATGAAATTCTAGACGACCGTTTTAACAACTTACTTCCAAAACTTATGGATGCTGCTGACTTAGACATGTGGGTGGTAATTTCAAGGGAATACAATGAGGATCCGGTTATTAAGACCATGCTGCCTGCTACGTGGTTAAATGCCCGTAGAAGAACTATTCTTTTGTTTTATAGAGATAAAGCAAAGAACACTATTGAAAAATTAGCCGTTGCTCGTTATAATGTTGGTAAGAATATTGTTTCCGCTTGGGATAAGGAAAAGGAGCCTAATCAATGGAAGAGGTTAATGCAGTTAATATCAGAAAGAAATCCAAAAAAAATCGGACTTAATTATTCTACAGACCATAATATTGCCGATGGTTTGGTAAAGACGGATTATGAGGAATTCATGGCAAATCTGCCTAAAAAGTATACTTCAAAAGTAACATCTGCAGAGCAACTAGCCGTACGCTGGATCGAAACTAGAACGGAGCGTGAAATGGTTATATATGATCAATTGGTAGATATTACACATGATATCATAGCCGAAGCATTCTCAGAGAAAGTAATAACTCCGGGAATTACCACGACTTCTGAGGTTGAATGGTGGATGCGCCAAAAAGTGACAGATTTAGGTTTAGAAACCTGGTTTCACCCAACCATAGATGTACAGCGAAGTAAAGAGGAATTGGTAAGTCACCTGTACTCTTTCTCTGGTAGACCAGAAGATACAGTGATATTACCAGGGGACTTGGTCCACTGCGATTTCGGTATTACGTATTTGCGTTTAAATACTGATTGTCAAGAATTAGCGTATGTACTAAAGCCAGAAGAAACTGCTGCCCCAGAATTTTTAGTAAACGGACTAAAGGAAGGGAATAAATTGCAAGACTTTCTAACCAGTAATATGATTAAAGGAAGATCTGGAAATGAAATTCTTAAAAAATCGCTGGACGAGGCTAAAGCTGTAGGGTTAAGACCTTCTATTTACACGCACCCGTTAGGTACTTATGGTCATTCTGCCGGAACAACTATTGGAATGTGGGATGCTCAAGGTGGTGTTATGCGTGACGATGGAGAAAATTATGGACTTAATCCAAATACTGTTTATGCTATTGAATTAAACACGACCATCAACATACCGGAATGGAATAGAGATATCAGAATTATGCTTGAAGAAGCCGGCTTCTATGGTGAAGATGGATTTAGATATGTAAATGGAAGACAGACGGAATTATTGTTGATACCACGAGTGAAAAATCATCAGGGAAATTAA